A genomic segment from Biomphalaria glabrata chromosome 16, xgBioGlab47.1, whole genome shotgun sequence encodes:
- the LOC129923369 gene encoding ribosome biogenesis protein SLX9 homolog, with protein MGKVKRLRQKFHAASSKAKDKKKSDSQTVEDQEIIVESPTKPAPSVISNKDNLFKNVNIPALSLLAQKLPDFDARSSITSKTFRGQNLKKKDKMKIRQEVWLSKMDTLQTAKKKAKERKKKQQTPIVGDLSSMQDALPTLELLLKKTTGEASDRLEFKKPKPVQKEKARQKQMLDDIALFHKIVQHPLFKEDAVNTITEHLKHKIKSEQNEEENLNQEVDGKSSEPKSKKRKK; from the exons ATGGGAAAGGTCAAGCGCCTGCGGCAGAAATTTCATGCTGCCTCTTCGAAAgccaaagacaaaaaaaaatctgacagCCAGACAGTTGAAGATCAAGAAATAATAGTAGAATCGCCTACAAAACCA gCACCATCTGTGATATCTAACAAGGACAATTTGTTCAAAAATGTTAATATTCCTGCATTGTCATTGCTGGCACAGAAGTTGCCAGATTTTGATGCTCGCAGCTCTATCACCAGTAAAACATTCAGAGGTCAAAAtttaaagaagaaagataaaatGAAAATTCGACAAGAAGTCTGGTTATCCA AAATGGATACGTTACAAACTGCAAAGAAGAAAGCAAAGGAACGCAAAAAGAAGCAACAGACTCCTATAGTTGGGGATTTAAGTTCCATGCAAGATGCTCTACCGACACTGGAACTCCTTCTCAAGAAAACTACAGGAGAAGCTAGCGACAG GCTGGAATTCAAAAAGCCAAAGCCTGTCCAAAAAGAAAAAgcgagacagaaacagat GTTAGATGACATAGCACTGTTCCATAAAATAGTCCAACACCCTCTGTTCAAAGAAGACGCTGTTAATACTATAACAGAACACTTGAAACATAAGATCAAAagtgagcaaaatgaagaagaaAACCTTAACCAGGAAGTTGATGGGAAAAGTTCAGAACCCAAGTCCAAGAAAAGGAAGAAATGA
- the LOC106070685 gene encoding uncharacterized protein LOC106070685 — protein sequence MAFINIYNVCILSLTLLITVSVSLADDKPADDISVEILKPAPEDCQRKSKRLDMVSMHYVGTLTDTGKQFDSSLDRNQPFEFQLGTGQVIKGWDEGLLDMCVGEKRKLIIPASKGYGDQGAGELIPPKASLTFEVELISLKDGQAPPNVFKEIDVDGDKFLSQEEVSDYLKKQASKAGDKVQENAEQHKEIITQIFNHEDKDKDGLISHEEFSGPKHDEL from the exons ATGGCattcattaatatttataatgtttgCATTCTTTCATTAACGCTGTTAATCACTGTTAGTGTTAGTTTAGCAGATGATAAACCAGCCGATGACATTTCTGTAGAGATTCTCAAACCTGCACCCGAAGATTGCCAGCGAAAAAGTAAACGCTTGGACATGGTCTCAATGCATTACGTTGGAACACTAACAGATACCGGCAAACAGTTCGACTCAAG TTTAGACAGAAACCAGCCATTTGAGTTCCAGCTTGGAACTGGGCAAGTAATCAAAGGATGGGATGAAGGACTTCTGGATATGTGTGTTGGAGAGAAGAGAAAGTTAATCATCCCTGCAAGCAAAGGATATGGAGACCAGGGTGCAG gtgaATTGATCCCTCCAAAAGCCAGTCTTACTTTTGAAGTTGAGCTTATTAGTCTTAAAGATGGACAAGCACCACCAAATGTTTTTAAGGAAATTGACGTAGATGGGGATAAATTCCTTTCCCAAGAAGag GTGTCTGATTACTTAAAGAAGCAAGCTTCTAAAGCTGGAGATAAAGTTCAAGAAAACGCAGAACAGCATAAAGAGATAATTACACAGATTTTTAACCACGAGGACAAAGACAAAGATGGACTTATTTCTCATGAGGAATTCAGTGGACCTAAACATGACGAACTTTAA
- the LOC106070686 gene encoding heat shock protein Hsp-12.2-like — MFRIVRQPDYFDEVLPLVRLADELAGGYDPGYNCNVSSGDSRAVARRYGDSEVHNTDKEFRVRMDLHHYKPEEVKITSDNTKITINAKHEEKQDNHGYVSREITRIYKLPENVDPSSISSTMNAHGILNIKVQKKALEEPKETPIPVTFK; from the exons atgtttCGTATTGTTCGACAACCAGACTACTTTGATGAAGTTTTACCACTTGTTCGTTTAGCAGACGAACTGGCTGGTGGCTATGATCCTGGTTATAACTGCAATGTTTCTTCGGGGGACAGCAGAGCAGTCGCTCGTCGATATGGAGATTCTGAA GTTCATAACACTGACAAGGAATTCCGTGTTCGAATGGACCTCCATCACTACAAACCAGAGGAAGTGAAGATAACCTCAGACAACACTAAGATAACAATCAATGCCAAGCATGAAGAGAAACAAGACAACCATGGCTATGTCTCAAGGGAGATTACTAGAATATACAAATTACCAGAG aatgTTGATCCATCATCTATTTCTTCAACAATGAATGCCCATGGTATCCTCAACATCAAAGTCCAGAAAAAAGCTTTAGAAGAACCAAAGGAAACTCCCATTCCTGTTACTTTTAAGTAG